In a genomic window of Methanosarcina horonobensis HB-1 = JCM 15518:
- a CDS encoding metallophosphoesterase: MKLIALSDTHLKTGEIPGQLQSLLEDCDLIVHAGDFSTIEAYQAFNASGKLKAVSGNDDSFELKQLLPERLKFEVEGVKIGVIHEGGLSVMDTTAQGYLAKEMEVDILIFGHLHRPLIERKDVMLVCPGSPTKPRMSSPSVVELIIKKGSIEGRVITLEGDSCEYIKFRDALKKQKEEKSHK, from the coding sequence ATGAAACTGATTGCACTTTCCGATACTCATCTTAAAACAGGAGAGATTCCCGGGCAGCTTCAAAGCCTTCTCGAAGACTGCGACCTGATCGTCCATGCAGGAGACTTCAGTACTATAGAGGCTTATCAGGCCTTTAATGCCAGCGGCAAGCTGAAAGCCGTTTCCGGAAATGATGACAGCTTCGAACTCAAGCAACTCCTTCCCGAAAGGCTGAAATTTGAGGTTGAAGGGGTAAAAATCGGGGTGATTCATGAAGGAGGGCTCTCAGTAATGGATACAACAGCACAGGGATATCTGGCAAAAGAAATGGAAGTGGATATTCTGATTTTCGGCCACCTGCACCGCCCTTTGATTGAAAGAAAAGACGTAATGCTTGTCTGTCCTGGTTCTCCTACAAAACCCAGAATGTCAAGTCCAAGTGTAGTAGAACTCATTATCAAAAAAGGGAGTATAGAAGGAAGGGTAATTACACTTGAAGGAGACAGCTGTGAATATATTAAGTTCCGGGATGCCCTGAAAAAACAAAAAGAGGAAAAGAGTCATAAATAA
- a CDS encoding replication protein A has product MRQTAESIRDRFMKLGVDVPVEDIESRLDELIKKFKVPSNEAQRSVTNYFLKKYSIPKNEFYVRQAEPQLTKIANISENGQWANLKAKVVQLWENTHESISQVGLLGDETGIIKFTIWKNAELPPLEQGESYLLRSVVVGEYNERFQVQVNKNSSIEKLSEPVEVGGGDFTPVVREAELRNIADLVENQWATVRGKVVQLWENSHESIEQAGLIGDETGVIKFTNWASSELPDMEEGKSYMLKNVVVSEWNGKAQVQLNRSSSIETLDEDIEVRTSMFTYFGAMVDIQTGSGLIKRCPECKRALVKGACAEHGKVKGEYDLRIKAVLDSGTSTQDALINRELTEELSGISLDTAIAMAADALDPGVVLDKLKHELVGRYYTVTGHKLDRYILVESITPRTSLDRELLDQMLAEPLAQQEVE; this is encoded by the coding sequence ATGAGACAGACTGCAGAATCCATTAGAGACCGGTTTATGAAACTTGGCGTCGATGTGCCTGTTGAGGACATCGAAAGCAGACTCGACGAGCTGATTAAAAAGTTCAAGGTACCTTCAAACGAAGCTCAGCGCAGTGTAACGAACTATTTTTTGAAAAAGTATTCAATTCCTAAAAATGAGTTTTATGTCAGGCAGGCTGAACCCCAGCTCACCAAAATCGCGAATATTTCGGAAAACGGGCAATGGGCAAACCTTAAGGCAAAGGTTGTTCAGCTCTGGGAAAATACCCATGAATCCATATCTCAGGTTGGACTTCTTGGAGATGAAACAGGAATCATAAAGTTTACCATCTGGAAAAATGCCGAACTTCCTCCTCTCGAGCAGGGAGAAAGCTACCTTCTCAGGAGTGTAGTTGTTGGGGAATATAACGAGAGGTTCCAGGTCCAGGTTAACAAGAACAGCTCCATTGAGAAGCTCTCCGAGCCTGTTGAAGTAGGAGGCGGGGATTTCACTCCTGTGGTAAGGGAAGCCGAACTCAGGAACATTGCTGATCTTGTCGAAAACCAGTGGGCAACAGTAAGAGGAAAAGTTGTCCAGCTCTGGGAGAACTCCCATGAGTCTATAGAACAGGCAGGGCTTATAGGCGACGAAACCGGAGTCATCAAATTCACCAACTGGGCAAGTTCCGAACTTCCGGACATGGAAGAAGGGAAGAGCTACATGCTGAAAAATGTGGTCGTTAGCGAATGGAACGGCAAGGCTCAGGTCCAGCTTAACAGATCAAGCTCCATAGAAACACTCGATGAAGACATTGAAGTAAGGACTTCCATGTTTACATACTTCGGGGCAATGGTTGATATTCAGACCGGATCCGGACTTATAAAACGCTGCCCTGAGTGTAAAAGAGCTCTGGTTAAAGGTGCCTGTGCCGAACATGGAAAGGTCAAAGGAGAATATGACCTCAGGATAAAGGCAGTTCTCGATTCCGGAACCTCCACACAGGATGCCCTGATTAACAGAGAACTTACCGAAGAGCTTTCAGGCATCTCTCTTGACACTGCTATTGCAATGGCTGCAGATGCCCTTGACCCCGGAGTTGTGCTGGACAAACTGAAACACGAGCTTGTCGGCAGGTACTATACCGTCACCGGACACAAGCTTGACCGTTATATCCTTGTGGAATCGATTACTCCAAGGACTTCTCTTGATAGGGAACTGCTTGATCAAATGCTTGCTGAACCGCTCGCCCAACAGGAGGTGGAGTAA
- a CDS encoding RPA family protein, which yields MAGFFREAARRVFAQELKDSNLTSKDESDQYAPQYLLTPTGAKVNRIFVVGTLIEKEDIGTDSEYWRGRVSDPTGSFLVYAGQYQPEAAQFLAECELPAFVAVIGKTSTYTTDDGNVLTSIRPESIQQVDELTRNLWVLDTAKQTLERIRAVEAQEDPNSKLAKEHYSTDTEIYRETVKKALESLKDNT from the coding sequence ATGGCAGGCTTCTTTAGAGAGGCAGCTCGCCGAGTTTTTGCCCAGGAGCTGAAAGACTCGAACCTTACCTCAAAGGATGAAAGCGACCAGTATGCTCCGCAGTATCTCCTCACCCCGACAGGGGCAAAAGTGAACCGCATCTTCGTTGTGGGTACACTTATTGAAAAAGAAGATATAGGCACTGACTCCGAGTACTGGAGGGGCAGAGTTTCCGATCCCACAGGTTCTTTCCTTGTCTATGCAGGGCAGTACCAGCCCGAAGCTGCTCAGTTCCTTGCTGAATGCGAACTGCCTGCTTTTGTTGCGGTGATCGGTAAGACCAGTACCTATACTACAGATGATGGAAATGTCCTTACCTCCATTCGTCCGGAATCTATCCAGCAGGTGGATGAGCTGACAAGGAATCTCTGGGTGCTTGATACTGCAAAGCAGACTCTTGAGAGGATAAGGGCAGTCGAGGCGCAGGAAGATCCTAACTCAAAGCTTGCAAAAGAGCACTATTCCACTGATACGGAGATTTACCGCGAAACAGTGAAAAAGGCTCTCGAATCCCTTAAAGACAATACATAA